GTATCGACTCGGCGCCTGAGCCCGGCAGGAGCACGCCCGACAGTTCGGCGCGGGTAACCGGAGAAATCGCGGAGACAGGGGCGCGCACCAAGCCTCCGGGCAAGCTCGGTGTCGCGGGCTCCACGCCGCCTCCAGGAAGACTTGGAGCCTCCGGAGCCGTCGCGGTGAAAGCCCCCGGCGCCTCGGACTTGGCGGGCGCCTCGCCCCCTATGCCGGCATCCCCTCCTTCCCCTCGAGGGGCAGAGGCTTCCACCCCGCCCCCTTCGCGCTGTTCCGGAGAAAGTCCGCCGCCGCTACAAGCCGCCAACCCGATAAGCCCTACGACTAAGCACCACCGCTTTGGATCCATGCTACCTCCCTTGAGAATGGAAACTCTCCCCAGCCACACGGCTAAAGCCCCGCGCGCCGCAGCTGGTCCATGCAGCCTTGCAAGCGGGGCGGGTCGTTGAAATAAATCGGGGTCGCCGAGACCAGGCGCTTGAAGCCCTCGGCATCGCAGGCGTACTTGAGGGTGCAATTCTGCTGGCACTGCCAGGCCCCGCAATCCTCGGCGGCCTCCGCCATGGGGCGGCAGCCGGTCTCAAACAAGGAATAGTCGCAGGCTTGGATCCCGGCATGGGCCCAGTTAGAAGAGGTCTGCCACTTACCGAAGATCTCGTCGCAGGAGGGCCTCATCAACGCCGAAGGCTGCGCCCCGACCTCGAAGCGAGTCGCCGCCCAAGTCGAGGGGCACTGGACGGCCTCGGCCTCGGCGAAGGCCTGGGCATCGCACTCCGAGCTGCGCCACAGCTCCGCCCAACTCTTGTAGAGCTGGCAGGCGTTGGCTTCCAAGGCGTTGCGCTTTTCCATCTCGGCCTTGGCCTGCTCGACATAGGGACGATAGGTCTCGCATTTGGAAGGGAGGAGCAGTCGGGCCGCTTCCGGTCGAACCGCCGTGATCTCCGAATCGGCGGGCGCCGGGGGTACGGCCTGGGGCTTGGAGACGCTGATATCCTGGCGAAAGACCTTGTTCCAGAAATTGCTCATGAAAGTCTGGGCAATAGCCCCGGAGCTCAAGGCCATCGCCGCAAGGAAGGTCGCAAAGGCCCATGGTATGCGCTTTTTCATCATTTCTTCCTCCCCATCGTCAACATTGTAGTCCATCCCCCTAGCCGTGGAAAGGCCCGCGGATAATTGTTTCGTGGCGCCCGAGGAATCGATTAAGCTTGCCGCGGAGGCCCCATGCCCAACGCCGACACCGAAAAGATCTACGAATTCATCCTCGGGTTCCACGGACCGACCAAGCGCGTCATCGCCCAGGACCTGCGCCGGGCCTTTCGCTTCGACGCGTCCCTGCCGCCCGACTATTACCCCGACGTCACCCGCAGCGAGCGGCGCATCCCCGGCGCGGAGGCCGGCCAGGAAATTCGTTGCCTGGTCTACACCCCCTCCAACCCGAATCCGCCCGTCCTCCTCTACATCCACGGCGGCGGCTGGTCCCTGGAATCCTCCGACGACTACGCCTCCTTCCATAAAAAGCTCAGCTCGATGGCGGGCCTCTTGATCTTCGCGATCGACTACCGACTCGCCCCCGAGCATCCCTTTCCGGCGGGACTCGAGGACTGCCTCGCCGCCTACCGCTGGCTGCGACGACACGCCTCCGAGCTTGGGGCCGATCCGCGGCGCCTCTTCGTGGGCGGCGACAGCGCCGGCGGCAACCTCTCTCCCGCCCTCGCGCTCAAGCTGAAGGAAGTCGCCGAACCTCTGCCCGAGGCCCTGCTCTGCCTCTGCCCGGTGACCGACTTCCAGCTGGAAAAATACGATTCCTGGCGCCGCCTCGCCTTCGACGGCATCGTCTACGATGCCGCCTTCCTCGGCGCGGTGCGCGGCGGCTACGTCAATTGCGACGCCTGGACCCACCCCTTGGTCAGCCCGATCTACGGCGACCTGCGTGGCCTGCCCCCGACCTGCCTGATCGCGGGCGACGAGGACCCCTTGGTCGACGACAACCGCGCCTTCGCCGCCAAGCTGCGCGAGGCCGGGGTGGCCCTCGACTTCAAAGTCTACGAGGGCATGCCGCACGCCTTCTACTGCTTCTCCGGGCTGATTCCCCAGGAACAGGCCGCCCTCGAGCAGATGACCCGTTTCTTCCGGGGGCTTTCCTAGACCCCTCCCGCAACTCCCCGACCTTTTGGCCGATAACTCAAAGGGGCCAAAAGGGATGTTATGGGACGTGTTTCGCTCAC
This portion of the Deltaproteobacteria bacterium PRO3 genome encodes:
- a CDS encoding alpha/beta hydrolase, which produces MPNADTEKIYEFILGFHGPTKRVIAQDLRRAFRFDASLPPDYYPDVTRSERRIPGAEAGQEIRCLVYTPSNPNPPVLLYIHGGGWSLESSDDYASFHKKLSSMAGLLIFAIDYRLAPEHPFPAGLEDCLAAYRWLRRHASELGADPRRLFVGGDSAGGNLSPALALKLKEVAEPLPEALLCLCPVTDFQLEKYDSWRRLAFDGIVYDAAFLGAVRGGYVNCDAWTHPLVSPIYGDLRGLPPTCLIAGDEDPLVDDNRAFAAKLREAGVALDFKVYEGMPHAFYCFSGLIPQEQAALEQMTRFFRGLS